The Astyanax mexicanus isolate ESR-SI-001 chromosome 12, AstMex3_surface, whole genome shotgun sequence genome window below encodes:
- the znf608 gene encoding zinc finger protein 608: MWRMSVTSSVLERRSVRLSGVDASDSGDEWEIGLGDLIIDLDADLEKDRRRSEMHGGRALAVKGAESGQGESEREREREREREGALDGLGGPGAHPTAAARASLGKEARKFKEKRRHSLGDGDAELFASGAGKRREPQGRIGGGELTGMNAAAAAATLERGGCGHPEQQQPGDVSGSCAKGKEGKRGRNQGRGLKREARDSVRARKDRHGGDAAALGLGPVPQDEGGWKEKPCYCGDNGAADAGMRVVGAIVAERADGACSPEPAHKTLSIKTRSVGTNTQEAERAIESNYMEPCQPGTSVNLEGIVWHETEEGVLVVNVTWRKRTYVGTLLDCTKHDWAPPRFCESPMSDSEMPCGRGRGKRMRLAVSDQPGVEPGLSKIRGLTHKRRGVGIGNKGRRGSLNLSTCRTPAYYSVEDIKSSPLICGKRKSKAPADLDLSLVSEDVRNGNGKRMRAKSRSAPSTPQGKSDPAFLDQVCASPMLIDCPHPNCNKKYKHINGLRYHQSHAHLDSDSKQEFEAESEDRLSDYEESLSNVAFDSTENLEIISKKPRTIYKLNSGGSPKSRKLLLNSDHSPTASTKPRRNMVGKEGPVDDLSNLPLISNMSVVLENCLITDRNSSVEMPKLEAEGVIEKREVKKENGIAERCSAKSRANRLITTPAPPKLIAIPTTYPTKITENSSHQPSPTVALTKAKNISLKPIKPKLDIVTQVNMANATIVLSKESKRKDKHRLKDRNCKDPRSPKSDPVFTKAEETKCIGKDFPVSLLKEHLSKQDIVNCPSETQESRMASIRAEADKVYTFTDNAPSPSIGSTARMDSGTLSNGDGNTTKTNSPAYSDISDAAEDGGLNSRSRRNSAPDSSLNGNINAKIPCPVTPITTALGKEAQSSTHSHGYESYGLPGYMHSGQSNSAPFLKISTPYSRTKEDIRELNEDLKSTESNVESNSQSQLQLAMTQTQTALAQSLYYGQYTRNVPVDQKVLIVPNTHRQQNDTCCDDVQYSKPSRVQARRGPEQKERMKEDPKPMINSSATIHKGSNSVKINCAKPGFIYVELDKQLSLQQTQTKSSLMSMAKDQGHNTESEDFNAESQNTKTNVDTNVTYLNASASQSWSHSFQSKYVKQQNQEVNKVSQEIGPDKVKEWRGVPEADSRLEAELQNVKCETPPEDIEDSPRAEVEEIPSESSEDSQSMRVASSQQSYIQYQHSYPYLHLCEANNTSFRVMSPALVHNYPGFHYPLYGKTAGREDSEGTQNSKPVTDPTALELLPHHNLPYHGKSPVPGERGSPDEDRETEQERENVPFAHHLHTHHHTHLGMSYTLVSGQYDPYQGEKKN; this comes from the exons ATGTGGAGAATGTCAGTCACTTCCTCCGTGCTGGAGCGGAGGAGTGTGAGGCTGAGCGGAGTCGACGCGTCGGACAGCGGGGATGAGTGGGAGATCGGGCTCGGGGATCTGATCATCGACCTGGACGCCGATTTGGAGAAGGATCGACGTAGATCGGAAATGCACGGGGGGCGCGCTCTGGCCGTGAAAGGCGCGGAGAGCGGCCAGGGGGAGTCGGAGCGGGAGCGGGAGAGGGAGCGAGAACGCGAGGGTGCGCTGGACGGCCTCGGGGGTCCCGGCGCGCATCCCACCGCCGCCGCCCGAGCCAGTCTCGGCAAGGAGGCGAGGAAATTCAAGGAGAAGCGGAGGCACTCGCTGGGGGACGGGGACGCCGAGCTGTTCGCGTCGGGTGCGGGAAAACGGCGTGAGCCTCAAGGACGCATCGGAGGAGGGGAGCTCACGGGGATGAacgcggcggcggcagcagcgaCGCTGGAGCGCGGCGGCTGCGGCCACCCCGAGCAGCAGCAGCCCGGTGATGTAAGCGGCTCCTGCGCCAAAGGCAAAGAGGGGAAGAGGGGGAGGAATCAGGGCAGGGGGCTGAAGCGGGAGGCGCGGGACTCGGTGCGGGCGAGGAAGGACAGGCACGGCGGCGATGCCGCGGCGTTAGGACTGGGCCCCGTCCCGCAGGACGAGGGCGGCTGGAAGGAGAAACCGTGCTATTGTGGAGACAACGGAGCGGCGGACGCTGGCATGAGGGTTGTTGGCGCTATTGTTGCCGAGCGGGCTGACGGAGCCTGCTCGCCTGAACCGGCTCATAAGACG TTAAGTATAAAAACCAGGTCAGTGGGAACCAATACCCAAGAGGCTGAAAGAGCCATTGAGTCAAACTACATGGAACCATGTCAACCAGGAACAAGCGTAAATTTGGAGGGGATCGTGTGGCATGAAACAGAGGAGG GGGTTCTTGTGGTGAATGTCACATGGAGAAAAAGGACCTATGTGGGAACTCTCTTAGACTGTACCAAGCATGACTGGGCTCCACCTCG GTTTTGTGAGTCCCCAATGAGTGATTCTGAAATGCCATGTGGGAGAGGACGTGGCAAACGAATGCGACTGGCAGTGTCAGACCAGCCTGGCGTAGAACCTGGCCTCTCCAAGATAAGAGGGCTAACACATAAGAGGCGAGGAGTGGGCATAGGCAACAAAGGCAGGCGAGGAAGTCTAAACCTCAGTACCTGTAGGACTCCTGCATACTATTCAGTGGAAGACATCAAATCAAGTCCACTTATATGTGGTAAAAGAAAAAGCAAAGCCCCAGCCGATCTAGATTTGAGCCTAGTTTCAGAGGACGTTAGGAATGGAAATGGAAAAAGAATGCGTGCCAAATCCAGGAGTGCTCCTTCCACTCCACAGGGCAAATCAGATCCAGCGTTTCTAGACCAGGTCTGCGCCTCTCCGATGCTAATTGATTGCCCACACCCTAACTGCAACAAGAAATACAAGCATATCAATGGGCTACGCTATCACCAATCACACGCACACTTGGACAGCGATAGCAAACAGGAGTTTGAGGCAGAGAGTGAGGACAGGCTATCTGATTACGAGGAATCACTCAGCAATGTGGCCTTTGACTCCACTGAAAATCTGGAAATTATTTCCAAGAAGCCAAGAACCATATATAAGCTAAATTCAGGTGGATCTCCAAAGAGCAGAAAGTTATTGCTAAACAGTGATCACAGTCCCACAGCAAGCACTAAACCCCGGAGGAATATGGTAGGCAAGGAGGGACCTGTAGATGACTTGAGCAACCTGCCACTGATTTCAAATATGTCTGTGGTCCTAGAGAACTGCCTCATCACGGACCGTAACTCATCTGTAGAGATGCCTAAGCTTGAAGCCGAAGGTGTCATTGAGAAGAGGgaggttaaaaaagaaaatggaatTGCTGAAAGGTGTTCAGCCAAATCTAGGGCTAACAGACTTATTACTACTCCTGCACCCCCAAAGCTTATTGCTATTCCCACAACTTATCCTACTAAAATCACAGAAAACTCATCTCATCAACCTTCTCCAACTGTTGCTCTCACAAAAGCTAAAAACATATCACTAAAACCGATCAAGCCAAAGTTGGACATTGTTACTCAAGTTAATATGGCGAATGCAACTATAGTTTTGAGtaaagaaagtaagagaaagGATAAGCACAGATTAAAGGACAGAAATTGTAAAGATCCAAGAAGTCCGAAAAGTGATCCTGTCTTCACAAAGGCAGAGGAAACAAAATGTATAGGAAAAGACTTTCCAGTCAGCCTGTTGAAAGAGCATTTGAGCAAACAAGACATTGTCAATTGTCCGAGTGAAACTCAAGAAAGTCGAATGGCAAGTATCAGAGCTGAGGCTGACAAAGTGTACACCTTTACTGACAACGCTCCCAGCCCTTCCATTGGGAGCACAGCACGAATGGACTCTGGGACGCTGTCAAATGGAGATGGCAATACCACCAAAACAAACAGTCCAGCATACTCTGACATATCTGATGCGGCTGAGGACGGTGGTCTAAATTCAAGATCAAGAAGAAACTCGGCTCCTGACTCCAGTCTGAATGGAAATATTAATGCCAAAATTCCCTGCCCAGTTACCCCCATCACTACAGCCCTGGGTAAAGAAGCTCAGTCGTCAACTCACAGCCACGGATATGAATCTTATGGTCTTCCGGGATACATGCACTCTGGACAAAGCAACTCTGCACCTTTCCTAAAGATCTCCACACCCTACAGTAGAACTAAAGAGGATATCAGAGAGTTAAACGAGGACCTGAAAAGCACAGAATCAAATGTGGAATCTAACTCTCAGTCACAGCTTCAGTTAGCCATGACCCAAACCCAAACTGCTCTAGCTCAGTCCTTGTACTATGGACAGTACACTCGTAATGTCCCAGTTGACCAGAAGGTCTTAATAGTTCCAAACACCCACCGGCAGCAGAATGATACATGCTGTGATGACGTGCAATACAGTAAACCGAGCAGAGTTCAAGCTAGACGTGGACCTGAGCAGAAAGAGCGAATGAAAGAGGATCCAAAACCGATGATAAATTCATCTGCTACAATCCACAAGGGATCAAACTCTGTTAAAATCAACTGTGCAAAGCCAGGCTTCATCTATGTAGAGCTGGACAAACAGTTATCACTTCAGCAGACGCAAACAAAGTCTTCTCTAATGTCAATGGCCAAAGACCAAGGGCATAACACGGAGTCTGAAGACTTCAACGCAGAAAGTCAGAATACAAAAACAAATGTGGACACAAATGTAACATATCTGAAT GCTTCAGCATCCCAGTCCTGGAGCCACTCTTTTCAGTCCAAATATGTGAAGCAGCAAAATCAAGAAGTAAACAAGGTCTCTCAGGAAATAGGCCCAGACAAGGTGAAAGAGTGGCGTGGTGTTCCTGAAGCAGATTCCAGACTGGAGGCAGAGCTTCAAAATGTGAAGTGTGAGACACCTCCAGAGGACATCGAAGACAGCCCCAGAGCAGAGGTGGAAGAGATACCCAGCGAAAGCTCTGAAGACTCACAGAGTATGAGAGTGGCTTCTTCTCAACAATCCTACATTCAGTACCAGCATTCCTACCCCTACCTCCACTTATGTGAGGCAAACAACACTTCCTTTAGGGTGATGTCACCAGCACTGGTGCACAACTACCCAG GTTTCCATTACCCTCTATATGGGAAGACAGCCGGCCGAGAGGACTCGGAAGGGACACAGAACAGCAAGCCGGTGACTGACCCCACAGCCCTGGAGCTGCTGCCCCATCACAATCTTCCATACCATGGCAAATCTCCTGTG ccTGGAGAGCGGGGATCTCCAGATGAGGACAGGGAGACGGaacaagaaagagaaaatgtTCCTTTTGCACATCACCTTCACACACATCATCACACTCATCTGGGCATGAGCTACACTCTTGTGTCGGGGCAATATGACCCTTACCaaggagaaaagaaaaactaa